The sequence TTGCCACCCTGTCCTCAACGCACTGACTGCCCTGTGTGGCCCGTTGCAGAGCGGACAGGCTTCCAGCTGCGACCCGTGGCCGGCCTGCTGTCTGCCCGGGACTTCCTGGCCAGCCTGGCCTTCCGCGTGTTCCAGTGCACCCAGTACATCCGCCACGCGTCCTCGCCCATGCACTCCCCCGAGCCGTGAGTGCCCCCCTCAGCCCGCCCAGCTCCCGGGCCCTAGGATGCCACctgcagacagaacaaggggctgtGAGGCCCAGAATGTCCCCTGAGGCCCTGATGCCCATGTGTCAGGGGGCAGCAGGAGGGCACCCCCTGCGCTCCAGCCCTGCCCTCTCCCCGCCCCTGCAGGGACTGCTGTCACGAGCTGCTGGGTCACGTGCCCATGCTGGCCGACAGGACCTTCGCACAGTTCTCCCAGGTGCGTCCCAGGATCAGCGGGTCATCGgggaggtgggtggggagggCTGACACTCAGTGAGGTCCCCGCACCACGTCCCCAGGTGACTTTAGGGAGATCCTTTTCCGAGCCCCTGGGTACAGCAACGCGCCCAGGCTGGGTCCCGCGGCCTCTACTGTCACCTGCTGGCCTCTTGTGGAACCGCTGCGTGCAAAGCCAGGCCGCTGGGTGGGGGGATCTTGCACCTTGGACTGCGCCCAGGGAGACCCCTAGAGGGGGCTACTGACACGCCAGCACCCCACTTTGTCACACTTGCCCCCTGCCACCGCCGTGTCAGCCTCCTCTTCCCTCCGCAGGACATCGGCCTTGCATCCCTGGGAGCCtcggatgaggaaattgagaagtTATCCACGGTGGGTCCTGACCCTCGAGTCACCCTGGGAGTGGGGGCTCACAACCCGGGCTTCAGCTGGCTCTGCCGGCCGAGTATCCACACCTGTCCGGCGGAGGGCCCCTGGCACCAGGACCTTTAGCTGGGGCCCTGAGTGGCTGTGTCCAGGCCCTGTAGGTGGCACCTGCAGCTATCACTGACCATGGACTGTCCCCCCAGCTGTACTGGTTCACTGTGGAGTTTGGGCTGTGCAAGCAGAATGGCGAGGTGAAGGCCTACGGCGCTGGGCTGCTTTCCTCCTACGGGGAGCTCCTGGTGAGCCCAGGGGAAGGGGGCAGGGCTCCCAGTGGGCTCTGGCAGGGAGGGTAACTCAGCCAGGCCCTCCTGGATTGAGACCTCACTGGAGGCGGGAGCCTGGCAGAGGGGCTGGCCACCCCTCAGAAGGACAGAAGATGCTTGTCTCTGGGGTCAACACCCCACTCTGTCTCGGGCTGTGGGGAGGACCCTTCTAGGCAGGGGGACTGGGAAGTGGAGGTCCATACCGGAGTCCACCGTCACCATGCATCAGGCCAGCGCCCCATTCTCAGCACACCCCCACTCCCTTGGGCCCTGGGTGACTGGCCTCCCCACAGCACTCCCTGTCTGAGGAGCCCGAGGTCCGAGCCTTCGACCCCGATGCTGCGGCTATACAGCCCTACCAGGACCAGACCTACCAGCCTGTCTACTTCGTGTCTGAGAGCTTCAGCGACGCCAAGGACAAGCTGAGGTAGAGGTCCCCACCACGGCCCTAAAATGTggagatatttcacagatgaggagactgaccCTCAGTTACAACACCCTTCACAGCAGCTGTACCCTCCCTGAGCAGGACTCCTGAGGAGTTTGGGGGCTGGGGTCTGCCAGCGTTGGGGTGGCTGGTCAAGGTCAGGTCGAGGAGATGCCAAGGCTAGGCTTCTAGGAGGAGACAGGGTCAAGGCTCTAAGGACGTGCGGGGTCCCTTCCAGCCGCCTGCTCCCTGGGCAACTGGGGCCTAGGGCCAGCAGTGGTTGGGATAGGGGGCCAGGGGTGGTTGGAAGGGGGGGGTCAAGGGCCTGGTGGGGGGagcttgggggtgggtgggagagccGGAAGAGTGGGGGGTATGGGAGCAGGAATTCTGGGACAGTGGCTGGGGTACAGTGATCAGCAGTGACCACACGGGGAAGCAGAGCCCTACCCAGCCCACCTGTTCATGCTCTGGAAGGGCCTTCTTATTTTCTGGCCAAGCTCCCGTGGTACACAGGGGAACCTGAGGCCCAGGAGCTATGTGCCGGTGCTGAGAGGGCTGGACTCCCACAAGGGCTTAGGGACAGGGATGTACCTGGGTGCTCTTCAGGGGATAGTCAGGAGGGCTTCCAGGAGGAGGAGGGCTGGCTGAGCTGGGCTTTggggaggtggagggagggatgggTAACTGGCCTGCCTCCCCCACTCCCCATCCGGCCCTTGGAGGAGGCCTCAGACCTGGCCTGGGTGGACCTCAGTCTTCCCGTCTGTGCCTGGAATGGTGGGCAGGATGCATTCTCGGACGAGTCCGGGGAGGTCTGAGCCCCATTCTGGCCCCATGACCGAGGCTGCCCTGGCCCTCTCCTCAGGAGCTACGCTGCGCGCATCCAGCGCCCGTTCTCCGTGAGGTTTGACCCGTACACGATGGCCATTGAGGTGCTGGACAGCCCCCGCTCCATCCGGCGCTCGCTGGAGGCTGTCCAGGATGAGCTGCAGGCTCTCAGCCATGCACTGAGCGTCATCGGCTAGGTGCAGGAGTGCAGGGGCCCCACCCCAACCCTGCCGGCCTGCGTGCCCTGCCCTGGTCATGGACACCACCACCGGCCCCCACTCACCCGCTTCTCAGCTTTGTCCAGGTGTGTGTGGTCCTGTCTCTGCCGCTGTTCTTGGGCCCCGGATGCGGGGGCCACCTAGCCTTGTGTGCCCCTGACCCTGGAGCTGCCCCTCGAAATCTCAATAAAAGACAGAAACTGCTCTCTGTGTACCTGCTTGGGGCCGTGCCTCTGACCAGAAGGGGCCCAGGGGTCTGCCCACAGGTTCACAGCCCTCATGGCCCTGGCCAGCCTCCTCAGTGgtctccctctgcctcctccctccTTGGGGGATGGGCCCAGCTCTGACTTGTGTCAGGGAGACCCAGGCCAGATGGGAGCCCTTCACCCCATCAGCCTGGTTCCCTGCTTGGGCCAGAAGACCCGGCCTGCTTGGACCCCAGTGGCTCTACAGGGCCTAGGGGGGGTGAGCTGGGCTGCCCGTCTCTGTGGGGGACAGCAGCCTGAGGCAGGGGTCAGCTGACCAGGAGCCCTGAGTCTGAGGGCAGGGGCAGGCTATGCTGATGGGAGTGGTGGTCTCTGAGGAAGGCTACAGCCATGACCCTTCTTCATGCATCTGAGGTGCCCCTATAGGAAGAGGCCAGGGTGCCAGCCCTCGCAAGCATCAGAGGAATGGGGGGGGCCACCTCTGACCTCCTCGTGACCCCACTCAAGGGGCCTGGCCAGGGGCAGGTGCTGAAATGGGCCTTCACATGCTCCCCGAAACGTGTAGAGAAGGATACAAAGATGTCAGCTATGTTGGGCCCTGGGTGACCCGTtgggcctcagtctccctagCAAGCCAGTGCAGGCTGGATCGTGGGGTCTGCAGGATGCCCCCCAGCACCCTCCAGGGTCCTGGACATCATCCCCAGCCTTGCCAGGCAGCCCCCAGCCTGGGCCCCCACCACGCCCAGCTGCCTTCTCTGGCCCTTGGAGGGAGCAGCTTCTGGACTTTCTGTGAGGTGCCTGCAGGGTGAAGCTGACACCCTTCCTGGGCTTCAAGGCCCTGCATACCCTCTCCAGCCAAGCCCTGCCAGGCTCCTAGCTCTAAGCCCTTGGGTTGTCCATCCTGGTAAACTCTTATTCATCCATCAAATCCCTCCTGGCCAGAGCCCCCCTTCCCCAGCCCTCCCTGGCTGGCTGTCCTTCTGTCAAGTACCTTGTCTGTACTCAACCCTTTGTGCCTTCAGCCTGGGAGGTTCTAACAGGGGCCATTTCTGAAGGGCTGCAACCCCCATTGAGACCCTCGGGGTAGGCTCATCAAGCTGCCTGAAGTTGATGGCCTACACTGTCTCCCTTTCACCCGTGCCCCTTGGCTCCAACCTACCCACCTGTGTGCCCCCCATCCTTTCCTGCACAGCCCACTAAAGGAAGTGCCACGCCTTCCCTGGCTGGAGACCACTGGAGCAACATGGTGGCCCCCGGTGGCCACAGCACCTGGAGGGGCAGCAGGGAGCTGGTGCCCCCTCCACAGAACTCTTTGAGCCTTGGGCAGGGCCACGAAGTCACAGCCCCAGGAGGCAGGCCCAGGAGCCCAGCCGGGGGTCCCCACTGATGGCTGGGGAGGAGGAATCGGTGTGAGGCAGAGGTAGCAGGCACAAAAGGACTGGGGCACAGGATGTCCCCCATCTCCCCTCAGGCCACCTGGATGGGAGGGACCAGGACTCTGCCTGCCCTTGGCCAGGACAGGCTGGAATGTCCCGGCTGCTCTTTTGGGCCCTGGCTCTGGGGCCAAGGAAGAGGTTGGAGGTGGAGGAGCCAGGAGCTGGGCTCAGAGTCAGTTGTCACCCACAGGGTGGCGTGCCTGTCTGGGAGGGTTCATTCAGGGGACAGAGAAGGGGTCACGTGGCCAGTGTGAGGGGCCCATGGAAGGGGTGGGGGCCAAAAGGCACCTGGTCCACGGAGTCCTTGTGGCCGCCACACAGAGGGGGTCTACCACTCCACTTTAAAGATGATGAACAGGGGCCAACAGAGAAAGGGCTGGCCTGTGGGAGCCCCACAGCCCGCTTGTCCCCCACCCTGGGGTCACAGCTGGGGCTGCTGTCCTGGGGGAGGGCACTTCACCTCCCTCCCTCATGGCCTGAGAGGGAGTGCTATGGCCAGTCCGTAGGGCCACTGGGGGGCCAGCATCCCAGGGGCAGGGTCTCCCCCCTCAGCTGCCCCCagtgccctcccccacccccagctctccAAACTGACGTGAAAACATGGTGGTGGTCTGTACTGCTGAAGCATTGCCCCCCGCTGGGACAGGGACCACTACGTCATCAAGCACCTCATTAGGACGTTAATGACCTTACAGCCAGGAGGTGCTGATGACCAGGGACGTGCCGGGAGGTCCAGCTCTGGAGAAATGATCCGGAAAGTGCCATCGCAGCCTCCGACCGGCCATCTGCCACCCCCACACCCGAGGCCCTAATGGACAGAGTggcaggctgggggctggggaggcgGGCTCGGGGGGCTATAAAGCCAGTAGGACTCGCAGCCCTCAGCCGTCCAGACCACTGTACCTGTGGCTACCAGCAAGCAGGTCTGCGTGAGTACTGGACCCCAGGCTAGCCCTTTGCAAGGGGGCATGGGGCTGGGGCTTCTCTCCTGGGGGCTCTGGGGCCAAGTTCTGGGGGCCCTGGTAGGGGTGTGATCTCCTGGCCAGCCTCAACCCTGCCTGTTCCCAGGTCACTGTCCTAGCCATGGCCCTGTGGACGCGCCTCCTGCCGCTGCTGGCCCTGTTGGCCGTCGGGGCACCCCCCCCTGCCAGGGCCTTCGTCAACCAGCACCTGTGTGGCTCCCACCTGGTGGAGGCGCTGTACCTGGTGTGTGGGGAGCGAGGCTTCTTCTATACCCCAAAGACCCGCCGGGAGGTGGAGGACACACAAGGTGAGCTCCCTGGGCTTGAACCTTCTCCCTGGCAAGGGCAGAGGTGGTGCACAGGTGACTGGCCCTGGGATGGAGTCAGGTGGGCTTTGCACAAGGAAAACCAGATTCCCTTTTCATACCTACAAAGTGGCTGAGCCGGGTTCCTGGGGGAGGACCACATCAAGGGCTGAAGTGGTACAGCCTGGAGCTGAGGGTACCCGCCCCCCAACCCAGCTGCTCTCCCTGTGGGGAGTGGCTCAAACCAGTGTCCCCCACTCCTCTTCCCTCCTAGGTCAGCGGCAGCTTCAGGGATGGGCGATATCAAGGACCAAGTCCCGGCAGGCTGGGGTCTTTGGGGTCTTAGGTGACGTGGTGGGGGCGACAGGTGTCAGGGGCCTTGAGGGGATGAGGAAACTCAAGGCCTCTGGGCCTTTTAGTTAAGGCTGTTCTGTGTCTCTGTGGAAGGGGCACGCACCAGCGGTGCCTGGCAGGCGGGGAGatcaggggctgagaggagggcCCTGGTGTTTAGGGTCCCAGCTGTGGCAGTGTCCTGGGGCCTGGGGGCAGGGATAGCAGCAAGTTTGGACTTTGGGTCCACGGGCCTCTGTGCCCACACTTGGGGCAAGCCCCCAGCTCCCTACAAgctgagcaggagagcagggtgGGGAGGCGAAGGGGACAGCTAGCCCACTCTCCCAGGGTGCCGCCCCCTGACTGTCCCGTGTCTCCCTGTCTGCCcgcagtgggggaggtggagctgGGCACGGGCCTGCAGCCCTTTCCGGCGGAGGCGCCCAAGCAGAAACGTGGCATCGTGGAGCAGTGCTGTACGGGCGTCTGCTCCCTGTACCAGCTGGAGAACTACTGCAACTAGGTGGCACCTGCACCCCGGTATCTGAATAAACCCCCAAAGGAGCCCCAGCCTCCTGCACCCCAATGGCTAAATAAATCCCCAAATGAGCTCTGCGGTGTCTGTCGTCTGTGTGGCTTCAGCGTGGGATGGCCAGGAGCGGGCTAGGTGGGGCAGGGTGCACAGGGACCCCCAGCCAGGCCCCCTCCTGGCCTCTCTGCTCAGGCCCCTCCACACTGTCACTCCACAATCACAGAGTTCTGGACCTCCGGCGGTGGGCTCTGCTCAGCTGCCTCAGGCTGCACAGAGAAGAGCTGTGGGAGTCTCTGGGAGGCTGGGGGTGTGAGCCGAGCGTGCTGGGAGCTATGCACCCTTGctccacagcccccagcccagacCTGGCCAGAGGCCTTGAGGGTCCAATTAGTGCCCTGGAGGAAAGGCGGGAGGCCAGGCGGTCCCCACAAGCCAAAGGGGCAGATAGTGGACCACCGTTGGCACTGAGCAGAGGCTTCAGAATTAGTGCAGCTGCAGGGCTGGGGCGGGTGTTGCAGGGTCCCAGAACCAGGGACGGGACCAGGGGCTCCCTGCCTCCCAGTGGACCTGGAAGCCAGGCCCACCTGACCAGACTCCCTTAGCCACAAACGGGATGGCTGTCCCAACTGTGCCCAAGTGCCCCGACCGAAGACAAGGTCACACTGGGTTCAGATCTTTGGGGGTTCCTGATGGAGCCTGGGTACCCTGGACCTCTGGTCTACTTCTAGCACCCACTGCAGCCAAGGGAAGCTCCATTGGGCACCCAGCCCAGGCCAAAGCTAGGTGGCAGAGGCAAGACCGGGGGCTGGCTGGGCTGGCTGGGCTTGGAGGTCAGTGGGTGACCCTGGCTGCCCCAAGGCCTGGCCAGCCTGCTAGCTGCCCAGGCCAAACCAATCTGTACCTCTCCTGAAAGCTCCACCTGGCTGCGCTAGGTGGGAGGCCGGAGCTGGGCACCTGGGCCCTGGTGGCCACAGGCACACGGAGAACAACTCAGAGCGGGAGCAGACCCTCCACCCAGCCAGGCTGTCCAGGCATCCCACCTGCAGTCCAGGGGCTCTCTTCCAG comes from Elephas maximus indicus isolate mEleMax1 chromosome 7, mEleMax1 primary haplotype, whole genome shotgun sequence and encodes:
- the INS gene encoding insulin — its product is MALWTRLLPLLALLAVGAPPPARAFVNQHLCGSHLVEALYLVCGERGFFYTPKTRREVEDTQVGEVELGTGLQPFPAEAPKQKRGIVEQCCTGVCSLYQLENYCN